The following are from one region of the Andrena cerasifolii isolate SP2316 chromosome 1, iyAndCera1_principal, whole genome shotgun sequence genome:
- the LOC143370931 gene encoding uncharacterized protein LOC143370931 yields MRLTFRRIPEIAETRQLFKRNNNLVVFKSDKGNTAVLVDKGFYISEAIKLLSDKTTYIVSRFEYTCTFEREANSIISNICKKKQISEQVSKLLKSYNAVVPRAYALPTTHKESLPWRIIVSSIGGPSYKLSGFLANILSKIVGKSSSHTVDSWQVCKEIRNVRVNDEFVRLVSLDVVSRFTNIPVDLATQVLRHRWDEIKEHSRIDRDDFLRAVKFVLESNIFLFKGVYYKQVFGTAMGSPISPVIANIVMERLETISLSKVPFQLIFYKRYVDDIITCLRLEDLQTLLDIFNGFHARLQFTHEIEKDSCGSFLDTIVIR; encoded by the coding sequence ATGAGACTAACCTTTAGGAGGATACCTGAGATTGCTGAAACTAGGCAACTTttcaaaagaaataataatttagtagTTTTCAAATCTGATAAAGGTAACACTGCGGTATTAGTAGATAAAGGGTTTTATATCTCAGAAGCGATCAAATTGCTGAGTGACAAGACCACGTACATTGTTAGTAGATTTGAATACACTTGTACTTTCGAGAGGGAGGCGAATTCCATTATTTCTAATATctgtaaaaagaaacaaataagtgAACAAGTAAGCAAACTTCTTAAGAGTTACAACGCGGTCGTACCTAGAGCGTACGCACTTCCTACAACACACAAAGAGAGCTTGCCTTGGAGAATTATCGTTTCTTCGATCGGTGGTCCTAGTTACAAACTATCTGGTTTTTTAGCCAATATTCTTTCCAAGATAGTAGGAAAATCTTCGTCCCACACAGTGGACAGTTGGCAAGTTTGCAAAGAAATCAGGAATGTTCGTGTTAATGATGAATTTGTGCGATTGGTATCTTTGGACGTTGTATCTCGTTTTACTAACATTCCTGTTGATCTAGCCACACAGGTACTACGTCATCGTTGGGATGAAATCAAGGAACACAGCAGAATTGATCGAGACGATTTTCTCCGAGCAGTTAAGTTTGTATTGGAATCAAACATTTTCTTATTTAAGGGAGTGTATTACAAACAAGTGTTTGGAACAGCTATGGGGTCCCCAATCTCCCCTGTAATTGCCAATATAGTAATGGAAAGATTAGAGACGATTTCCCTCTCGAAGGTACCTTTTCaacttattttttacaaaagatATGTGGATGATATTATTACTTGTCTTAGACTTGAGGATTTGCAAACATTACtggatatatttaatggtttccaTGCTAGACTTCAATTCACGCATGAAATTGAGAAGGATTCATGTGGTAGCTTTCTCGATACAATAGTAATTAgatga